A window of Ipomoea triloba cultivar NCNSP0323 chromosome 2, ASM357664v1 contains these coding sequences:
- the LOC116009779 gene encoding protein PAT1 homolog 1-like yields MERSNGKDLKDFTSSSSSVSDSALFDASQYAFFERNVLEEVELGGLEDEEDSSSVPAGAGGVGGGVGDEDIQEYHLFEKDEGSMLGSLSDLDDLATTFSKLNRNVTGPRHPGVIGDRGSGSFSRESSSAAEWTRDADFNEWFDQHLSDSECYQENKKWSSQPHLNSVHLAESKPLYRTFSYPHQPQIQQLQHCSSEPILVQKSSFTSFPPPGGRSQQASPRSLSHHYDLSSHGPQSPFSSANLSSMSSSNMQLSSLPHRVHYNGNIPQLTSSGPSLNNRLQNHWANHPNPFHRDYSGLLNNVLPHQFPHQNGLLSHQLMSPQQQRLHLSVQPSLAHFSALQSQLYNSFPAPAHMGKHGMPDVRDSRAKSHKSRSVRFSQQGSDAASQKSESNAPQFRSKYMTGEEIESILKMQHAATHCNDPYVDDYYHQACIAKRAVESRSKHRFCPNKEQSSRSRNSAESVPHLHVDAEGRVSFSSIRRPRPLLEVHPPGFASADGSGEQKTSDTPLEKEPMLAARITIEDGFHLLLEVDDIDRLLRFSQPQDSGTQLRRKRQMLLEGMAASLQLVDPLGKTNSSVGLNPKDDIVFLWLVSIPKGKKLISRYLKLLIPGGELARIVCMAIFRHLRVLFGGLPSEQEASETISNLAKVVSKSVCGMDLNSLSACLVAVVCSSEQPPLRPLGSPAGDGATVILKSVLDRATYLLKDPQASHSYSMPNPALWQASFDAFFGLLTKYCVSKYESIMQSIAQTQASTEMISPEAARAVSREMPVELLRSSLPHTNENQRKLLLNFAQRSMPVTGFNSHGGSSGQINPESVSC; encoded by the exons ATGGAGAGATCCAACGGGAAGGATCTCAAGGACTTCACCAGCTCCTCTAGCTCCGTCTCTG ATAGTGCACTGTTCGATGCATCTCAGTACGCTTTTTTTGAGCGAAATGTTCTTGAGGAAGTTGAATTAGGAGGTTtagaggatgaagaagatagTAGTAGTGTACCTGCTGGTGCTGGAGGAGTCGGTGGCGGAGTTGGCGATGAGGATATACAGGAATATCATTTGTTTGAGAAAGATGAg GGATCAATGTTAGGTTCATTATCTGATTTAGATGACCTAGCAACTACATTTTCAAAG TTGAACAGAAATGTCACGGGCCCAAGACATCCCGGAGTTATTGGTGATCGTGGATCAGGATCTTTTTCTAGAGAAA GTTCATCTGCAGCTGAATGGACAAGAGATGCAGATTTTAATGAATGGTTTGATCAGCATTTATCTGATAGTGAATGCTACCAGGAAAACAAAAAATGGTCTTCTCAGCCACACCTCAATTCAGTACATCTTGCAGAGTCTAAACCACTATACCGAACGTTTTCTTACCCCCATCAGCCACAGATCCAGCAGCTACAACACTGCTCCAGTGAACCAATATTGGTACAAAAATCATCTTTCACTTCCTTTCCTCCTCCTGGTGGCAGATCACAGCAGGCTTCACCGCGCAGTCTTTCCCATCACTATGATCTTTCATCACATGGGCCTCAGTCACCCTTCTCTTCTGCAAATCTCTCTTCTATGTCAAGCTCAAACATGCAGTTGTCTAGCCTGCCCCACAGGGTCCACTACAATGGAAACATACCACAGTTAACCTCTTCTGGTCCATCCCTAAATAACCGGCTACAAAACCATTGGGCTAACCATCCAAACCCCTTCCATAGGGATTATTCTGGCCTTTTAAACAATGTTTTGCCACATCAGTTCCCACATCAGAATGGTTTATTATCCCATCAGTTGATGTCTCCTCAACAGCAAAGATTGCACCTTTCTGTTCAACCTTCTTTAGCGCATTTTTCAGCACTGCAGTCCCAACTGTATAATTCTTTTCCTGCTCCTGCTCACATGGGTAAACATGGAATGCCTGATGTGAGAGATTCAAGAGCTAAATCACATAAAAGCCGAAGTGTGCGGTTTTCTCAACAAGGCTCTGATGCAGCTAGCCAGAAGAGTGAGAGTAATGCCCCACAGTTTAGATCTAAGTACATGACTGGTGAAGAAATAGAAAGCATTCTCAAAATGCAGCATGCTGCAACACATTGCAATGATCCATATGTAGATGATTATTACCACCAAGCTTGCATAGCAAAGAGAGCAGTTGAGTCTAGGTCAAAACATCGTTTCTGTCCGAACAAGGAACAATCTTCAAGGTCACGTAATAGTGCAGAATCAGTGCCTCATCTCCATGTTGATGCTGAGGGACgtgtttccttttcttccattCGTAGGCCCCGACCCCTTCTTGAAGTCCATCCACCAGGCTTTGCTTCTGCTGATGGTAGTGGCGAACAAAAAACATCTGACACTCCTTTGGAGAAGGAACCTATGCTTGCTGCTAGAATCACTATAGAGGATGGTTTCCATCTTCTCCTTGAGGTGGATGACATCGACCGGCTTCTTCGGTTTAGTCAGCCCCAAGACAGTGGTACTCAGCTCAGAAGGAAACGTCAGATGTTGTTAGAAGGCATGGCAGCATCACTTCAACTTGTTGACCCACTTGGGAAAACCAATAGCTCTGTTGGGCTGAATCCTAAAGATGACATCGTGTTCTTATGGCTAGTATCAATTCCCAAAGGCAAAAAGCTGATTTCAAGGTACCTTAAACTTCTTATTCCTGGTGGGGAGCTTGCCAGAATAGTTTGCATGGCAATTTTTCGCCATTTGAGGGTTTTATTTGGTGGGCTTCCATCTGAGCAAGAAGCATCTGAGACCATTTCTAATCTCGCCAAAGTTGTGTCAAAATCTGTTTGTGGAATGGATCTTAATTCACTAAGTGCTTGTCTAGTTGCTGTAGTTTGTTCCTCAGAGCAGCCACCTCTGCGCCCGCTTGGAAGTCCTGCTGGAGATGGAGCCACTGTCATCTTGAAATCAGTTCTTGATAGGGCAACTTACCTTTTAAAAGATCCTCAGGCCTCCCATAGTTATAGCATGCCTAACCCAGCCCTATGGCAGGCATCTTTTGATGCCTTTTTCGGTCTTCTTACAAAGTATTGTGTTAGTAAATATGAGAGCATAATGCAGTCCATTGCACAGACCCAAGCAAGCACAGAGATGATCAGTCCAGAGGCTGCAAGGGCAGTGAGCAGAGAAATGCCAGTAGAACTGTTACGTTCTAGCCTTCCACACACAAATGAGAACCAAAGGAAGTTGCTGTTGAATTTTGCTCAGCGTTCCATGCCTGTGACAGGATTCAATAGTCACGGTGGAAGCAGTGGGCAAATCAATCCGGAATCTGtgagctgttag